DNA from Mesorhizobium sp. B2-1-1:
GGGTGCGCCGGCGGCCACAGATGCGGCTGGCGCATGTTGACCAGGATGATGTCGGCGCGCTTGCCCGGTTCCAGCGAGCCGATTTCGTTCTCCATCGACAGGGCACGCGCGCCCTCGATGGTCGCCATCTCCAGCAATTGCATCGGCGGCAGGACCGCATCGTTCCTGAAGTGCCGGGCATGATAGCGGTGCGCCTGGAACATGTTGCGGAACATGTCGAAAGAGCGATCGGGCGCCGCCGCGTCGGTGCCGAGCGACACGGTGACACCCCTTTCCATCAGTTCCGTCGCCGGACAACGGCCCGAGACCGACATCAGAGCACTTGGATTATGCGCCACCTTGGCGTGGCTGCGTTTCAGCGCGGCGATGTCTGCCTCGGTCAGTTCGATGCAGTGCGCCAGCAGCGAATGCTCGTCGAACAGATCGAGCCGTTCCGCATTGGCGGCGATGGAACCGTCGCGATGGCCATCCTGGATGAACAGCACGTTTTTTGCGCGAGCAAGGTCGCGAGCATTGCGGGACAGATTGTATACCGTTTGTTCGTCAAGTTCGCGCCGAGTGAACACCGGGAGAGAGACCGCAATCCGCACGCGGCCATCGCGACCAGCCCAATCATCGATGATTTCCGCGCACACTGCCAACTGGGTTTCCGGCGAAATGGTGATTTCGACAGACGGAACGTATGCGTGGTCCCGATAGACATGGGACGAGGTCGGCCGGTTCGGCCCGACGGCGAGTATCTCGCGCACTCCCATTTCGGCGATGGCGGCAAGATGTGCCCGTGCTGCCCCCGGCGCCTCGGTGCGCATGATGTCCGGCCCGCCGCCAAACAGCAGGGCAGCGGTGGTCGTTCCGCATTTTATGCGCTCAAGGGCCGACAATGTGGCCTCGGCTGCCCAGAATTCCGTATCCGACGCCTCTGCATAGATACGCCCCGCGATAGTCATCCAGGCTTCGGAATCGTCTCCCAGGCCTTTGGTCAGCATGTGACCCGCATGCGCGTGCGTGTCGACGAGACCCGGCATGACAACCATTCCCGAAGCATCGATGCGCGCCACCTTCTGATCTGTGGCGGGGGCCGCGCCGTCGCCGGCGGTGACGATCCGGCCATCCTCCACCAGGACATGACCCCTCGAGAAAATCCGGCGCCTCGCATCCATGGTGACGATGACACCGTTTTCTATCAGCAAGGCCTGGGTCATTCGGAATCCCTTTTCGGAACGGTCACTTGAGCGGTTTTGCACATGAGAAACGAAATCGAACATGCCTGCCTTGATATTGTGCACAATGTGTGTACGATATCAATGGGGATAAATGGTATCCAATAGATCGGAAACTTCGTATACAAGTGGGAGAAGAAAATGAGAAAATGCGTTAGGGTCCTGCTCGCCGGACTTGCGATGGTGATGTCGGTGACAGCGCCTTCGCTTGCACAGACACTGCGCTGGTCATCGGCCGGCGACGTCATTTCGTACGATCCGAATGCCCAGGTCGACAGTTTTACCCAGAGCGTCCAGAACATGGTGTTCGACGGGCTGGTGCGCCGCAACAAGGAAATGGCTATCGAGCCTGCGCTTGCGACCTCCTGGGAGATCGTCTCGCCGACGCGCTGGCGCTTCAAGCTGCGGCAGGGCGTCAAGTTCCACGAAGGTCAACCCTTCAATGCCGACGATGTCGTCGCCACCATCCAACGTCAGATCGATCCCGGCGCGCGCAACCGAGAAAACCTCTCCGCCGTAACCGGCGTCGAGAAGGTCGACGACTACACGGTCGACCTGATCCTGCGCGGACCCTATCCGCTGCTCCTGAACGATCTCGTCGCCATCTACATGATGAGCAAGCCATGGATGGAGGAGCACAATGCCCTCAAGCCCGGCAATGCCTCAACGGGGGTCGTCACCTACGCCAGCAATCATGCCAATGGCACCGGCGCGTTCAAGCTGGTCAGCTACGAGCCGGACTCGCGCTCGGTCTTCGCCGTCAACAAGGAATGGTGGGACAAGCCGCAGCACAATCTGACGGGGGTGGAATTCCGCCCGATCGCTTCGAACGCCACGCGCGTCGCGGCGCTGCTTTCGGGCGAACTCGACATGATCGCGCCGGTCCCGTTGCAGGACATCGACCGGGTCGCCAACACCGCCGGCCTGAAGGTTGTCGAGAACCCGTCGCTGCGCGAGATCTTTCTCGGCTTCAGCTTCCGGCCGGAGCTTCATGCAGCGCCCGGCAAGCCCAATCCGCTGCTGAACGTGAAAGTGCGCCAGGCGCTTTGGCACGCGGTCGACCTGAACACGATCCAGAAGCGTTTGATGCGCGGAAAGTCGCGCACCTCCGGCACACTGGTCGCGCCACAGGTCACCGGCTACGATCAGTCGATCGACGTAGCGCTGGACTATGATGTCGCGAAGGCGAAATCCATGCTGGCGGAAGCCGGCTATCCCGACGGCTTCAAGGTTGGACTGGCCTGTTCCAACGACCGCTACATCGCCGACGAACAGATCTGCCTGGCAATCGCGTCGATGTGGGCCAAGATCGGCGTCGAGGCCGACGTGCACGTCGAAAGCAAGACGACCTATTTCCCTCGAATGGATAAGGGCGATCTCGATATCTATATGCTCGGATGGGCCTCGCTACCGCCGATGGATGGCTACAGCGTGCTGCAAGCCTTGCTGGCGACCAATGACGGCAATTATGGCGGCAGCAACCCCAACGGGCTTTCCAACGCCAAGATTGACGAATTGGCCCGTTCGGCATCGACCGAACTCGACGAGGCCAAGCGGGTGGATATGCTGAAGGCGGCCTTCAAGATCACGCATGATGAGGCCCTCTATCTGCCGCTGCACCAGCAGCCGGTCGCCTGGGCGATGAGCGACAAGGTCGACATGCCGCAATTCCCCGACGAGTATGTGCGTCCCTGGTTCGCGCATATGAACTAGGAAAATGCGCCGGTAAGGCGTGCCCGCGCTTGCGAGGGAGCTTTCGCGGACACGCCTGACTTGGTTGGAGCGCCTGCTATCCGTGGTGGATCGCGAGCTGCTCCAGCGGTGGCGCAAGCCCCGCCTGTCTCGATCCGCGCTTCTTGAAAGGTTTTTCCTGATGATCCGGATTCTATCGGTGCGGCTGTTGCAGGCCATCCTCGTGATGGTTGCCGTAACCGCCATCGCCTTCATCATGTTCCGTTTCGTCGGCGATCCGGTCGCCACGATGGTGCGCGAAGGCGCGAGCCAGGCTGAGAAGGATGCCTTGCGCGTCGCTCTCGGACTCGACAGGCCACTTTTCGTACAGTTCCTCGAATTCGTCGGGCGCGCGCTTCATGGCGACCTCGGCACCAGCTTTCGCTACCAGGAGCCTGTCGTCAGCCTGCTGTTGACCAGGCTTCCCGCAACGCTGGAACTGGTCGTGGTCGCGACCCTCCTGTCGCTGTTCATCGGCATCCCGACGGGGGTTCTCTGCGCCCTGAAACCGAACGGCTTTCTGTCGCGGCTGATCCAGTCGCTGACCCTCGTCGGGATATCCATGCCGACATTCGTCACCGGCCTGCTGCTCATCCTGATCTTCGCCGTCAGTCTGCGCTGGCTGCCGTCCTCGGGGCGTGGCGAGCTTGTCGATCTCGGCTTCTGGAAGACAGGCTTCCTGACGGCCTCCGGCCTCAAATCGCTGATCCTGCCTTCGATCACACTGGC
Protein-coding regions in this window:
- a CDS encoding amidohydrolase family protein, which encodes MTQALLIENGVIVTMDARRRIFSRGHVLVEDGRIVTAGDGAAPATDQKVARIDASGMVVMPGLVDTHAHAGHMLTKGLGDDSEAWMTIAGRIYAEASDTEFWAAEATLSALERIKCGTTTAALLFGGGPDIMRTEAPGAARAHLAAIAEMGVREILAVGPNRPTSSHVYRDHAYVPSVEITISPETQLAVCAEIIDDWAGRDGRVRIAVSLPVFTRRELDEQTVYNLSRNARDLARAKNVLFIQDGHRDGSIAANAERLDLFDEHSLLAHCIELTEADIAALKRSHAKVAHNPSALMSVSGRCPATELMERGVTVSLGTDAAAPDRSFDMFRNMFQAHRYHARHFRNDAVLPPMQLLEMATIEGARALSMENEIGSLEPGKRADIILVNMRQPHLWPPAHPAQRLARFANGADVDTTIVDGRVLMRGRRLVDHDEDAILDRAEGAFHLMMKRAGLA
- a CDS encoding ABC transporter substrate-binding protein, which produces MRKCVRVLLAGLAMVMSVTAPSLAQTLRWSSAGDVISYDPNAQVDSFTQSVQNMVFDGLVRRNKEMAIEPALATSWEIVSPTRWRFKLRQGVKFHEGQPFNADDVVATIQRQIDPGARNRENLSAVTGVEKVDDYTVDLILRGPYPLLLNDLVAIYMMSKPWMEEHNALKPGNASTGVVTYASNHANGTGAFKLVSYEPDSRSVFAVNKEWWDKPQHNLTGVEFRPIASNATRVAALLSGELDMIAPVPLQDIDRVANTAGLKVVENPSLREIFLGFSFRPELHAAPGKPNPLLNVKVRQALWHAVDLNTIQKRLMRGKSRTSGTLVAPQVTGYDQSIDVALDYDVAKAKSMLAEAGYPDGFKVGLACSNDRYIADEQICLAIASMWAKIGVEADVHVESKTTYFPRMDKGDLDIYMLGWASLPPMDGYSVLQALLATNDGNYGGSNPNGLSNAKIDELARSASTELDEAKRVDMLKAAFKITHDEALYLPLHQQPVAWAMSDKVDMPQFPDEYVRPWFAHMN
- a CDS encoding ABC transporter permease; translated protein: MIRILSVRLLQAILVMVAVTAIAFIMFRFVGDPVATMVREGASQAEKDALRVALGLDRPLFVQFLEFVGRALHGDLGTSFRYQEPVVSLLLTRLPATLELVVVATLLSLFIGIPTGVLCALKPNGFLSRLIQSLTLVGISMPTFVTGLLLILIFAVSLRWLPSSGRGELVDLGFWKTGFLTASGLKSLILPSITLALFQLTLIMRLVRSEMIDVLSSDYVRFAFARGLPRRYIYGRLALRNALMPVVTVTGLQIGQLIAFAIVTETVFQWPGMGLLFTNAVGYPDIPVLAAYLLFVGFLFVVINMVVDMLYALIDPRLRTK